From a region of the Oncorhynchus mykiss isolate Arlee chromosome 32, USDA_OmykA_1.1, whole genome shotgun sequence genome:
- the LOC110489296 gene encoding germ cell-specific gene 1-like protein codes for MLENMSRCNRSLLSLSLTSLALALSILAFCTSYWCEGTHKVAKPLCLSPVKLKNCGQNNSQPYTTETPTLDPKKPSNNITLSPLEKEEQARLQKKALANAVHYIWETGEDKYMLRYFHTGFWLSCEAHNEEEKCRSFIELTPGETQGVLWLSVVSEFAYIGLLAMGFLLMWVEVLCLCAHKEMYALKINAFAAICTVLSGLMGMVAHMMYTTVFQMTVSIGPKDWRPQTWDYGWSFVLAWISFSCCMAAAVFTLNSYTKTLIEMKHRTRVRLEEARAAIQAPSYDEVLQAAGGACSVSSLLQHCKQGAMIDPGPGVPDHRGLVMMAGGCGTKGCEDCEREMDEIEDALDREEREEMEGEDCERC; via the exons ATGCTGGAGAACATGTCACGATGCAACCGCTCCCTGCTCTCCTTGTCCCTGACCTCACTGGCCCTGGCATTGTCCATCCTGGCCTTCTGCACCTCGTACTGGTGCGAGGGGACCCACAAGGTTGCCAagcccctctgcctctccccgGTCAAGTTGAAGAACTGCGGCCAGAACAACAGCCAGCCTTACACCACAG AGACTCCCACTCTGGACCCTAAGAAGCCGTCAAACAACATCACCTTGTCGCCCCTGGAAAAGGAAGAGCAGGCGAGGCTTCAGAAAAAGGCCCTCGCCAACGCAGTGCACTACATCTGGGAGACAGGCGAGGATAAGTACATGCTGCGCTACTTCCACACAGGTTTCTGGTTGTCCTGCGAGGCACACAATGAGG AGGAGAAATGCCGGAGCTTCATTGAATTGACTCCAGGAGAGACACAAG ggGTGCTGTGGCTGTCAGTAGTATCAGAGTTTGCGTACATAGGCCTGTTGGCCATGGGCTTTCTCCTCATGTGGGTGGaggtgctgtgtctctgtgcccATAAGGAGATGTACGCTCTCAAGATCAACGCCTTTGCCGCAATATGCACTGTCCTTTCAG gTCTGATGGGGATGGTGGCTCATATGATGTACACCACagtgttccagatgactgtgagCATTGGGCCAAAAGATTGGAGACCACAGACCTGGGACTACGGCTGGTCATTTGT TCTAGCCTGGATCTCCTTCAGCTGCTGCATGGCGGCGGCCGTCTTCACCCTCAACTCTTACACCAAGACGCTGATAGAGATGAAGCACCGCACCCGCGTTCGTCTGGAGGAGGCCCGGGCGGCCATCCAGGCCCCCTCGTACGACGAGGTGTTGCAGGCGGCCGGGGGCGCCTGCTCAGTCAGCAGCCTGCTCCAGCACTGCAAGCAGGGGGCGATGATCGACCCCGGTCCGGGGGTTCCAGATCACAGAGGGCTGGTGATGATGGCTGGTGGCTGTGGGACAAAGGGGTGTGAGGactgcgagagagagatggatgagattGAGGATGCCCTGGAtcgggaagagagggaggagatggagggagaggactgTGAGAGGTGctga
- the LOC110489272 gene encoding epsin-1 isoform X1, translating to MTSSMLRRQLKNLVQNFSEAEVKVREATSNDPWGPSSSQMADISDLTYNVVACNEIMTMLWKRLKDDKNWRHIYKSLTLLENLLKTGSDRVLNTMKDNIYIVKALTEFRFQDKDGKDQGVNVREKAKVVLVLMEDDEKLKEEREFALKTRDKISKNATASSDDPNDPKDPNYKPVYVPGATGLPSLANIPSVADLAASFEAKKQEKLRQEAQKKEEERRSKMTKEELEWEDAAKAGKPKVADGFGGADEPSEDDAWGAAAKAPAPDPWGGAPKAPSEDAWGGTSKAPSEDAWGAPSNATTEEADPFAAPASAPIDGSDPFAAPASAPIDGSDPFAAPKDGSDPFSAPSNAPSKVEADPFGAPKDYQFSAPSNTPKGGSDPFGAPRDDQFSAPSNAPSKVEADPFGAPKDDPFSAPSNTPKGGSDPFGAPKGDPFSAPSNTPKVDSDPFGAPKEDTFSAPSNTPKDGSDPFGAPKDGSDPFGAPKDSSDPFGGPLNVPTKGADPFSAPSSPKTDASDTWGALSNPLSEKKADPWGDEGTTAASPPADPFGDGSKADGDAWGPTASSPPTASDPWGAPAAPTDTASTDDPWGDGGASTTTDAMNSDPWGAPSNGTDNGATADEDNKSPASFHGAGASLVDVGSVLSPQTQTPPPPPAPSNKAFYKAQAWLALWAELHPLLECLVLQSPQTPAFLVPPTCPTVLPAFGFHDPLLGPPLTQLSSHSLGMPHPGLAMPEMGPQMACPCFGAGMVQPNCLGWVPQAGHSAVALQWSFHSSNGRVVPLQ from the exons ATGACGTCCTCTATGCTACGCCGACAATTGAAGAACCTCGTTCAAAACTTCTCTGAGGCTGAGGTCAAG GTGAGGGAGGCCACCTCCAATGACCCATGGGGTCCCTCTAGCTCGCAGATGGCTGACATCTCGGACCTCACCTACAATGTGGTGGCCTGCAATGAGATCATGACCATGCTGTGGAAACGCCTCAAAGACGATAAGAACTGGAGGCACATCTACAAG TCATTGACTCTGCTGGAGAACCTATTAAAGACGGGCTCAGACCGCGTTCTGAATACGATGAAGGACAACATCTACATTGTGAAAGCGCTAACAGAGTTCCGTTTCCAGGACAAGGATGGGAAAGATCAG GGGGTGAACGTAAGGGAGAAGGCCAAGGTAGTACTGGTTCTTATGGAGGATGACGAGAAACTAAAGGAAGAGCGAGAGTTTGCACTCAAGACCAGAGACAAGATCTCAAAGAATGCCACTG CCTCCTCGGATGACCCCAACGACCCCAAGGACCCCAACTACAAGCCAGTGTATGTCCCAGGAGCCACCGGGCTCCCCTCCCTAGCCAACATCCCGTCTGTGGCTGATCTTGCCGCCAGCTTTGAGGCCAAGAAGCAAGAAAAACTGAGACAAGAGGCCCAGAAAAAAGAGGAGGAACGAAGG TCAAAGATGACCAAGGAAGAGCTTGAATGGGAGGATGCCGCCAAAGCAGGAAAGCCTAAGGTTGCTGATGGCTTTGGCGGGGCAGATGAACCATCAGAGGACGATGCATGGGGTGCAGCAGCCAAAGCACCCGCTCCTGATCCTTGGGGGGGTGCGCCCAAAGCTCCATCCGAGGATGCATGGGGTGGAACATCCAAAGCTCCATCCGAGGATGCATGGGGTGCACCATCTAATGCTACAACAGAAGAAGCAGATCCTTTTGCGGCGCCAGCCAGTGCCCCAATAGATGGTTCAGATCCTTTTGCGGCGCCAGCCAGTGCCCCAATAGATGGTTCAGATCCTTTTGCGGCTCCAAAAGATGGTTCCGATCCATTTTCGGCACCATCCAATGCACCATCTAAAGTTGAAGCTGATCCATTTGGGGCACCAAAAGATTATCAATTTTCAGCACCATCCAATACACCAAAAGGTGGTTCTGATCCGTTTGGGGCACCAAGAGATGATCAATTTTCGGCACCGTCCAATGCACCATCTAAAGTTGAAGCTGATCCGTTTGGGGCACCAAAAGATGATCCATTTTCAGCACCATCCAATACACCAAAAGGTGGTTCTGATCCGTTTGGGGCACCAAAAGGTGATCCATTTTCAGCACCATCCAATACACCAAAAGTTGATTCTGATCCGTTTGGGGCACCAAAAGAGGATACATTTTCAGCACCATCCAATACGCCAAAAGACGGTTCAGATCCCTTTGGGGCACCAAAAGACGGTTCAGATCCTTTTGGGGCACCAAAAGACAGTTCAGATCCTTTTGGGGGCCCATTGAATGTCCCAACGAAGGGTGCTGATCCTTTTAGTGCACCATCCAGTCCAAAAACCGATGCTTCAGACACGTGGGGTGCTCTATCTAATCCACTGTCCGAAAAGAAGGCTGATCCCTGGGGAGACGAGGGGACCACAGCTGCCTCTCCCCCTGCAGATCCATTTGGCGATGGCTCGAAGGCTGATGGTGACGCATGGGGACCAACAG CATCGTCTCCGCCCACCGCCAGTGACCCTTGGGGTGCACCTGCAGCTCCCACCGACACAGCATCCACAGACGACCCCTGGGGAGATGGAGGGGCTTCCACCACCACAGACGCTATGAACTCTGACCCATGGGGAGCTCCAAGTAATGGCACAG acaatGGAGCCACAGCGGATGAAGACAACAAATCGCCAGCTTCCTTCCATGGTGCCGGCGCTTCGCTTGTGGACGTGGGCTCAGTCCTTTCCCCCCAAAcccaaacacccccccccccccccgcaccaaGTAACAAA GCGTTTTACAAGGCCCAGGCATGGCTGGCCCTATGGGCAGAGTTACATCCATTGCTGGAGTGTCTCGTACTACAATCTCCCCAAACTCCAGCCTTTTTGGTTCCACCCACATGTCCTACGGTGTTACCCGCCTTTGGGTTCCACGACCCCTTGCTGGGGCCTCCTTTAACCCAGCTATCATCCCATTCCCTGGGAATGCCTCATCCTGGCCTGGCAATGCCTGAAATGGGACCTCAGATGGCATGCCCCTGTTTTGGAGCTGGGATGGTACAACCCAATTGTCTGGGTTGGGTTCCTCAGGCAGGACACTCTGCAGTGGCTCTGCAGTGGAGCTTCCACTCCTCAAATGGGAGGGTGGTCCCATTGCAGTGA
- the LOC110489272 gene encoding epsin-1 isoform X2: MTSSMLRRQLKNLVQNFSEAEVKVREATSNDPWGPSSSQMADISDLTYNVVACNEIMTMLWKRLKDDKNWRHIYKSLTLLENLLKTGSDRVLNTMKDNIYIVKALTEFRFQDKDGKDQGVNVREKAKVVLVLMEDDEKLKEEREFALKTRDKISKNATASSDDPNDPKDPNYKPVYVPGATGLPSLANIPSVADLAASFEAKKQEKLRQEAQKKEEERRSKMTKEELEWEDAAKAGKPKVADGFGGADEPSEDDAWGAAAKAPAPDPWGGAPKAPSEDAWGGTSKAPSEDAWGAPSNATTEEADPFAAPASAPIDGSDPFAAPASAPIDGSDPFAAPKDGSDPFSAPSNAPSKVEADPFGAPKDYQFSAPSNTPKGGSDPFGAPRDDQFSAPSNAPSKVEADPFGAPKDDPFSAPSNTPKGGSDPFGAPKGDPFSAPSNTPKVDSDPFGAPKEDTFSAPSNTPKDGSDPFGAPKDGSDPFGAPKDSSDPFGGPLNVPTKGADPFSAPSSPKTDASDTWGALSNPLSEKKADPWGDEGTTAASPPADPFGDGSKADGDAWGPTASSPPTASDPWGAPAAPTDTASTDDPWGDGGASTTTDAMNSDPWGAPSNGTDNGATADEDNKSPASFHGAGASLVDVGSVLSPQTQTPPPPPAPSNKVRTGKQETRP, translated from the exons ATGACGTCCTCTATGCTACGCCGACAATTGAAGAACCTCGTTCAAAACTTCTCTGAGGCTGAGGTCAAG GTGAGGGAGGCCACCTCCAATGACCCATGGGGTCCCTCTAGCTCGCAGATGGCTGACATCTCGGACCTCACCTACAATGTGGTGGCCTGCAATGAGATCATGACCATGCTGTGGAAACGCCTCAAAGACGATAAGAACTGGAGGCACATCTACAAG TCATTGACTCTGCTGGAGAACCTATTAAAGACGGGCTCAGACCGCGTTCTGAATACGATGAAGGACAACATCTACATTGTGAAAGCGCTAACAGAGTTCCGTTTCCAGGACAAGGATGGGAAAGATCAG GGGGTGAACGTAAGGGAGAAGGCCAAGGTAGTACTGGTTCTTATGGAGGATGACGAGAAACTAAAGGAAGAGCGAGAGTTTGCACTCAAGACCAGAGACAAGATCTCAAAGAATGCCACTG CCTCCTCGGATGACCCCAACGACCCCAAGGACCCCAACTACAAGCCAGTGTATGTCCCAGGAGCCACCGGGCTCCCCTCCCTAGCCAACATCCCGTCTGTGGCTGATCTTGCCGCCAGCTTTGAGGCCAAGAAGCAAGAAAAACTGAGACAAGAGGCCCAGAAAAAAGAGGAGGAACGAAGG TCAAAGATGACCAAGGAAGAGCTTGAATGGGAGGATGCCGCCAAAGCAGGAAAGCCTAAGGTTGCTGATGGCTTTGGCGGGGCAGATGAACCATCAGAGGACGATGCATGGGGTGCAGCAGCCAAAGCACCCGCTCCTGATCCTTGGGGGGGTGCGCCCAAAGCTCCATCCGAGGATGCATGGGGTGGAACATCCAAAGCTCCATCCGAGGATGCATGGGGTGCACCATCTAATGCTACAACAGAAGAAGCAGATCCTTTTGCGGCGCCAGCCAGTGCCCCAATAGATGGTTCAGATCCTTTTGCGGCGCCAGCCAGTGCCCCAATAGATGGTTCAGATCCTTTTGCGGCTCCAAAAGATGGTTCCGATCCATTTTCGGCACCATCCAATGCACCATCTAAAGTTGAAGCTGATCCATTTGGGGCACCAAAAGATTATCAATTTTCAGCACCATCCAATACACCAAAAGGTGGTTCTGATCCGTTTGGGGCACCAAGAGATGATCAATTTTCGGCACCGTCCAATGCACCATCTAAAGTTGAAGCTGATCCGTTTGGGGCACCAAAAGATGATCCATTTTCAGCACCATCCAATACACCAAAAGGTGGTTCTGATCCGTTTGGGGCACCAAAAGGTGATCCATTTTCAGCACCATCCAATACACCAAAAGTTGATTCTGATCCGTTTGGGGCACCAAAAGAGGATACATTTTCAGCACCATCCAATACGCCAAAAGACGGTTCAGATCCCTTTGGGGCACCAAAAGACGGTTCAGATCCTTTTGGGGCACCAAAAGACAGTTCAGATCCTTTTGGGGGCCCATTGAATGTCCCAACGAAGGGTGCTGATCCTTTTAGTGCACCATCCAGTCCAAAAACCGATGCTTCAGACACGTGGGGTGCTCTATCTAATCCACTGTCCGAAAAGAAGGCTGATCCCTGGGGAGACGAGGGGACCACAGCTGCCTCTCCCCCTGCAGATCCATTTGGCGATGGCTCGAAGGCTGATGGTGACGCATGGGGACCAACAG CATCGTCTCCGCCCACCGCCAGTGACCCTTGGGGTGCACCTGCAGCTCCCACCGACACAGCATCCACAGACGACCCCTGGGGAGATGGAGGGGCTTCCACCACCACAGACGCTATGAACTCTGACCCATGGGGAGCTCCAAGTAATGGCACAG acaatGGAGCCACAGCGGATGAAGACAACAAATCGCCAGCTTCCTTCCATGGTGCCGGCGCTTCGCTTGTGGACGTGGGCTCAGTCCTTTCCCCCCAAAcccaaacacccccccccccccccgcaccaaGTAACAAAGTAAGGACGGGTAAACAAGAGACCAGACcctga